A region of Fibrobacter succinogenes subsp. succinogenes S85 DNA encodes the following proteins:
- a CDS encoding DUF4912 domain-containing protein: MATKKNEEEVKKTAAKKTASTKVSEKKTVAKKTAVKKATDEQPAAKKAVAEKKVVAKKPSAMVEKVAAKTAPAKKTAKAKVEKPAAKTATKTAKVSTKTEKSVAAAKKVVKAATKAKKVEVEVVETPKAKAAKASAPEALPQSFDAEYLVLMQKDPNWMQAFWEVSEERIKAAKKGKGKLVLRLFDISNDLTVKRNKKLKFHDIEVPADARSWYVENKATQNCAAALGVVAAGKFEPLVEAGPMQTFTLEGSEVNTDNVFVRASLGGATLGGFGSSGLSSMSAKNWLESLSSSSGSMFSGALSSAALKSNKLELPKDSVNYGKDFFLWVKTRLIVYGGTRPDAHLQVRGEPFPLNPDGTFSFEEDLPDVTKIIPVFATDKDGDFPTTIVPIVVKRTE, encoded by the coding sequence ATGGCTACTAAGAAGAATGAAGAGGAAGTAAAGAAGACCGCTGCTAAGAAGACGGCTTCTACAAAGGTTTCTGAAAAGAAGACTGTAGCCAAGAAGACTGCAGTGAAGAAGGCGACTGACGAACAGCCGGCCGCTAAGAAGGCTGTCGCAGAAAAGAAGGTCGTCGCCAAGAAGCCGAGCGCAATGGTGGAAAAGGTTGCTGCCAAGACGGCTCCTGCAAAGAAGACTGCTAAGGCCAAGGTCGAAAAGCCGGCTGCTAAGACTGCAACGAAGACCGCCAAGGTCTCTACAAAGACGGAAAAGTCTGTTGCTGCCGCCAAGAAGGTCGTGAAGGCTGCAACGAAGGCCAAGAAGGTCGAAGTTGAAGTTGTTGAAACTCCGAAGGCAAAGGCCGCTAAGGCCTCCGCTCCGGAAGCTTTGCCGCAATCCTTCGATGCCGAATACCTCGTGCTCATGCAAAAGGATCCGAACTGGATGCAAGCCTTCTGGGAAGTTTCTGAAGAACGCATCAAGGCTGCCAAGAAGGGCAAGGGCAAGCTCGTGCTTCGCTTGTTTGACATTTCGAACGACTTGACCGTGAAGCGCAACAAGAAGCTCAAGTTCCACGATATCGAAGTTCCGGCAGACGCCCGTAGCTGGTACGTGGAAAACAAGGCCACGCAGAACTGCGCTGCTGCTCTTGGCGTTGTTGCCGCAGGCAAGTTTGAACCGCTTGTTGAAGCAGGCCCGATGCAGACGTTCACGCTCGAAGGTTCCGAAGTGAATACGGACAACGTATTTGTTCGCGCATCCCTCGGCGGTGCTACTCTCGGTGGCTTTGGCAGCTCGGGACTCTCTTCGATGTCTGCAAAGAACTGGCTTGAATCGCTTTCGAGCTCTTCGGGTTCCATGTTCTCTGGCGCACTTTCCAGTGCCGCTCTCAAGAGCAACAAGCTTGAACTCCCGAAGGATTCCGTGAACTACGGCAAGGACTTCTTCTTGTGGGTCAAGACCCGCTTGATCGTCTACGGTGGCACGCGTCCGGATGCACACTTGCAGGTGCGTGGCGAACCGTTCCCGCTCAACCCGGATGGCACCTTCAGCTTTGAAGAAGACCTCCCGGACGTGACGAAGATTATCCCTGTCTTTGCTACCGATAAGGATGGCGATTTCCCGACGACAATCGTTCCGATCGTGGTGAAGCGCACGGAATAA
- a CDS encoding polysaccharide biosynthesis C-terminal domain-containing protein has product MNELDVDKSFLKKSTLFNILGTVLKICGPLLTIMLARIFGAGEFGIFVSTQGLLLTIARASTLGLDIGLRWYLPQNKLHGRVAYNGIMESFWISVAVSLFITVVIIVGSFTPLISDELPYYAISLVFYSGMYVLSSSSEGNRKPWISIFINDFVIAVMAPLVSIVLHYLDIPHALPFGLLFGQVIGFTLHAKAVRKQFKTMPVIPQGRASKELVMYSIPLGLTVFVGNLLQRSTLWMVLFFLGAEASGVYALMMTLANGLQTIRNGFNPIITPVVSGMDESRLKTDLKPVYSYCVSMATMIQVIIGFFIVLFPEEIMSIAGKSYVVQPMALGILLFFQLVVTFFGMVNTVIDGIGKSVVNLKASVIQLLTSVVAGFILIPQFGLLGAALSMLIYGIVSSVYCNVYLLKRSLQPYSSKLWIDIVWMVLLLALYILINAQVVTLTMVGKIAVYVCVLLLLGAQFLFYKRKF; this is encoded by the coding sequence ATGAACGAGTTAGATGTTGACAAAAGTTTTTTGAAAAAAAGTACCCTCTTTAATATTCTGGGTACAGTCCTCAAAATTTGCGGCCCGCTTTTGACCATTATGCTTGCGCGCATCTTTGGCGCAGGCGAATTTGGCATATTTGTTTCGACTCAGGGCTTGTTGCTTACGATTGCTCGTGCCTCGACTCTCGGCCTGGATATTGGGCTCCGCTGGTATTTGCCGCAGAATAAGCTTCACGGACGTGTGGCTTACAACGGCATTATGGAATCGTTCTGGATTTCGGTCGCCGTTTCGTTGTTCATTACAGTCGTGATTATTGTGGGCTCGTTCACGCCGCTTATTTCGGACGAACTCCCGTACTACGCGATTTCATTGGTGTTCTATTCGGGTATGTACGTGCTCAGCAGTTCTTCGGAAGGGAACCGTAAGCCGTGGATCTCTATTTTTATCAATGACTTTGTGATTGCTGTGATGGCGCCGCTCGTGTCGATTGTGCTCCATTACTTGGATATTCCACATGCGCTCCCGTTCGGCCTCTTGTTCGGGCAGGTGATTGGTTTTACTTTGCACGCAAAAGCGGTGCGCAAACAGTTCAAGACGATGCCGGTGATCCCGCAGGGCCGCGCATCCAAGGAACTGGTGATGTATTCCATTCCGCTTGGCTTGACGGTGTTTGTCGGGAACTTGTTGCAGCGTTCGACTTTGTGGATGGTTCTGTTCTTCCTCGGGGCAGAGGCTTCTGGCGTTTATGCCTTGATGATGACACTTGCAAACGGCCTCCAGACGATTCGAAACGGATTTAACCCGATTATTACGCCGGTCGTTTCGGGCATGGATGAATCCCGCCTCAAGACGGACTTGAAGCCTGTTTATTCGTATTGCGTTTCGATGGCGACGATGATTCAGGTGATTATCGGATTTTTCATCGTGCTTTTCCCCGAAGAAATCATGTCGATTGCGGGCAAGAGTTACGTGGTGCAGCCGATGGCGCTTGGCATTTTGCTCTTCTTCCAGCTGGTCGTGACGTTCTTTGGCATGGTGAATACGGTCATCGATGGCATCGGCAAGAGCGTAGTCAACTTGAAGGCGAGCGTTATCCAGCTTTTAACTTCTGTCGTGGCGGGCTTTATTTTGATCCCGCAATTTGGACTTTTGGGCGCTGCGCTTTCGATGCTGATTTACGGAATCGTCTCGTCCGTTTATTGCAACGTGTATCTGCTCAAGAGAAGTCTCCAGCCGTATTCTTCCAAACTTTGGATTGATATCGTGTGGATGGTGCTCTTGCTTGCGCTTTACATCTTGATTAACGCCCAAGTGGTTACGCTCACGATGGTCGGAAAGATTGCCGTTTACGTGTGCGTGCTGCTCCTGCTTGGGGCGCAGTTCCTGTTCTACAAGAGAAAATTTTAA
- a CDS encoding glycosyltransferase, translated as MISIAMATYNGKTFIREQLDSILAQTEQDFEIVICDDASTDSTPQILDEYARKDSRIRVYRNEKNLGYRENFNKAVSLCKGDFVAFSDQDDLWLPNHLETLHKAIGDNLVCGGRTVRCREDGSTLKEFSPTPYQSNCLTSQKDRFIYQCYAFNLYQGASQLISREAVERFFPIENDEYAHDWSLAANAIGENRFVYTDTVVTKWRKHSSQVTHKRHSREVRKNRLAQFALYMWSHNEKLKKDHDIKEILRKAIEFHTNSRLSYRLKNLAHAWRTSKTIYGRNFTGTLKTVLGYLFTASL; from the coding sequence ATGATTTCAATTGCAATGGCGACATATAACGGCAAGACTTTTATTCGGGAACAGCTAGACTCAATTTTGGCTCAGACCGAACAAGATTTCGAAATCGTAATTTGCGATGACGCTTCGACCGATTCCACGCCCCAAATCCTTGACGAATACGCACGCAAGGATTCGAGAATCCGCGTTTACAGGAACGAGAAGAACTTAGGTTATCGCGAAAACTTCAACAAGGCCGTATCGCTTTGCAAAGGTGATTTTGTCGCATTCAGCGATCAGGACGATTTGTGGCTCCCGAACCACCTCGAAACTTTGCATAAAGCCATTGGTGATAATCTCGTTTGCGGAGGTCGCACGGTCCGTTGCCGCGAAGATGGTTCCACGCTCAAGGAATTTTCCCCGACGCCGTACCAGTCCAATTGCCTGACTTCGCAAAAAGACCGTTTCATTTACCAGTGCTACGCCTTCAATCTTTATCAAGGCGCATCGCAACTCATCAGCCGTGAAGCGGTCGAGCGATTCTTCCCTATCGAAAACGACGAATATGCCCACGACTGGTCCCTTGCCGCAAACGCCATTGGCGAAAACCGATTTGTCTATACTGACACCGTCGTGACAAAATGGCGCAAGCATTCTTCGCAGGTTACGCACAAGAGGCATTCAAGAGAAGTCCGCAAGAACCGTCTCGCACAATTTGCGCTGTACATGTGGTCGCATAACGAAAAACTCAAAAAAGACCACGACATCAAGGAAATCTTGCGCAAGGCCATCGAGTTCCATACAAACTCTAGACTTTCGTATCGTCTCAAGAACCTCGCCCATGCGTGGAGAACATCCAAGACGATTTACGGGCGTAACTTCACCGGAACGCTCAAGACCGTTCTCGGCTACTTGTTCACCGCATCGCTTTAA
- a CDS encoding UbiD family decarboxylase, translating into MYKSLEQALLDLEKAGMLKRIHAEVDPHLEMAEIARENFRQGGPALLFEHVKGSKFRAACNIFGSDERFNFLFREGFEQTKIAVNFKANPVEFFKNAFKHPLQLFKAGFAGISSLPRRSGSIKDFEECSLSDLPQLVSWPLDGGAFITLPQVATRPSENASVMQTNVGMYRIQISGNEYVPNEECGLHYQIKRDIARHHQKAIEEGRPLKVSVFIGGPPSHTFAAVMPMPENLSELLFAGMLGNRRFRYFEHEGYLVSSDADFCILGEIEPDLKPEGPFGDHIGYYSGKHDFPCMKVKKVLCKKNAIFPFTVVGRPPQEDTLFGKFIHEITKPMVPASLPGVYGIHAVDDAGVHPLCLALGSEAFRPYVSPEEREPMELLKTANALLGFNQASLTKYLLIAAKEDVGFSADGKAVANKTAARLDVNNVPAFFGHVLERVHFDRDLHFQTATTIDTLDYTGTSLNHGSKVVIAAAGAKIRELRNNPSDLKTLALPQGFKNATVVMPGVLMIEGPSFNETFRELKEALANWEFRENYPWISIIDEGARNADNGENANNILSDFLWLTFTRSDPAQDIYGLDETVENKHWKCKAPLIIDARIKPQHQKQLTIPTEITARAKQILKEAGVQ; encoded by the coding sequence ATGTACAAGTCCCTCGAACAGGCCCTGCTGGATTTGGAAAAAGCGGGAATGCTCAAACGTATTCACGCCGAAGTTGATCCGCATTTGGAAATGGCCGAAATCGCGAGGGAAAATTTTAGGCAGGGTGGCCCAGCTCTCCTTTTTGAACATGTCAAAGGGAGCAAGTTCCGTGCCGCCTGTAACATTTTCGGAAGCGACGAAAGGTTCAATTTTCTGTTCCGTGAAGGCTTTGAACAGACGAAAATCGCTGTAAATTTCAAGGCAAATCCGGTCGAATTTTTCAAGAACGCTTTCAAGCACCCGCTACAATTGTTCAAGGCGGGATTTGCCGGAATAAGCTCTTTGCCGAGACGCTCCGGTAGCATCAAAGACTTCGAAGAATGCAGCCTTAGCGACTTGCCACAGCTGGTCAGCTGGCCGCTAGACGGCGGAGCGTTCATCACGCTCCCGCAAGTCGCCACACGCCCGAGCGAAAATGCAAGCGTCATGCAGACAAACGTAGGCATGTACCGCATCCAAATTTCGGGGAATGAATACGTCCCGAACGAAGAATGCGGATTGCATTACCAAATCAAGCGCGATATTGCAAGGCACCACCAAAAGGCAATTGAAGAAGGCCGCCCGCTCAAGGTGAGCGTTTTCATTGGCGGACCTCCATCGCATACGTTTGCCGCCGTGATGCCCATGCCCGAAAACCTCTCGGAACTCTTGTTTGCAGGCATGCTCGGCAACCGACGTTTCCGTTACTTTGAACACGAAGGTTACCTTGTCTCTAGCGATGCTGACTTTTGCATTCTCGGTGAAATCGAGCCCGACTTAAAACCCGAAGGTCCGTTTGGCGACCACATCGGTTACTACTCCGGCAAGCACGATTTTCCGTGCATGAAAGTCAAGAAAGTCCTCTGCAAAAAGAACGCGATTTTCCCGTTCACAGTCGTCGGGCGCCCGCCACAAGAAGACACGCTCTTTGGCAAGTTTATTCATGAAATTACAAAGCCGATGGTTCCCGCTTCGCTCCCGGGCGTTTACGGGATTCACGCGGTCGATGATGCTGGCGTACACCCGCTTTGCCTAGCGCTCGGTTCAGAAGCGTTCCGGCCGTACGTGAGCCCCGAAGAACGCGAGCCGATGGAACTTTTAAAGACGGCTAATGCGCTGCTCGGATTCAACCAGGCAAGTTTAACAAAGTATTTGCTTATCGCCGCCAAAGAAGATGTGGGATTCTCTGCTGACGGGAAAGCCGTTGCAAATAAAACCGCCGCGCGCCTCGATGTAAACAACGTCCCCGCGTTCTTCGGACACGTTCTCGAACGTGTCCACTTCGACCGCGATTTGCATTTCCAGACGGCGACAACGATCGACACGCTCGACTACACCGGCACAAGCCTCAACCACGGTTCCAAAGTCGTGATTGCAGCCGCAGGCGCCAAAATTCGCGAGCTCCGCAACAATCCGAGCGATTTAAAAACTCTTGCACTCCCGCAAGGTTTCAAGAATGCAACCGTCGTGATGCCCGGCGTGCTCATGATCGAAGGTCCATCATTCAACGAGACTTTCCGCGAACTCAAAGAAGCCCTCGCCAATTGGGAATTCCGCGAGAACTATCCCTGGATTTCCATCATTGACGAAGGCGCCCGTAATGCCGACAATGGCGAAAATGCAAACAACATCTTGAGCGATTTTCTCTGGCTCACGTTTACGCGTTCCGACCCCGCCCAAGATATTTATGGCCTCGACGAAACTGTTGAAAACAAGCATTGGAAATGCAAGGCGCCCTTGATTATTGACGCCCGCATCAAGCCGCAGCACCAAAAGCAGCTTACCATCCCTACCGAAATTACCGCTAGGGCAAAGCAAATCCTCAAAGAGGCAGGAGTACAGTAA
- a CDS encoding glycosyltransferase family 32 protein has product MIPKKLHYIWLSNDPLPQLPQLCIDSWKRHCPDYEIVHWNMAKCQKIIDTVPFVREAVSLSKWAFASDYIRLYAVYSEGGIYLDSDVYMYQSFDPFLDNRYFTNIEFTSHFKKNKSWQYLNEDGTKKDPSQIALPGLALQAAIFGGEAGHPFLKKCMEYYENQKFILPNGELNIQNISPFVYAHTAQQFGFVYKNELQKLSEGMTIYPGDVFLPSLNESKTKPFAIHVTNGSWRPLWQRIKNFLRNAPCGTMESRLAAYENKKPIEL; this is encoded by the coding sequence ATGATTCCTAAAAAGTTGCACTATATTTGGCTTTCCAATGACCCGCTGCCGCAACTTCCGCAGTTGTGCATTGATAGCTGGAAACGTCATTGCCCTGATTACGAAATTGTCCACTGGAATATGGCAAAATGCCAGAAGATTATTGATACGGTCCCGTTTGTGCGCGAGGCGGTTTCGCTTTCTAAGTGGGCTTTCGCAAGCGACTACATTCGCCTTTATGCCGTCTATAGCGAGGGCGGAATCTATTTGGATAGCGATGTTTACATGTACCAGAGCTTTGATCCGTTCCTGGACAATCGCTATTTTACGAATATCGAGTTTACATCGCACTTCAAGAAAAACAAGTCTTGGCAGTACTTGAACGAGGACGGAACCAAGAAGGACCCGAGCCAGATTGCGCTCCCGGGGCTTGCTTTGCAGGCGGCCATTTTCGGTGGCGAGGCCGGGCATCCGTTCCTTAAAAAGTGCATGGAATACTACGAAAACCAGAAGTTCATTTTGCCGAACGGTGAATTGAATATCCAGAATATTTCTCCGTTTGTTTATGCGCATACGGCACAGCAATTTGGTTTTGTTTATAAAAATGAATTGCAGAAACTTTCTGAGGGAATGACGATTTATCCGGGTGATGTATTTTTGCCGAGCTTGAACGAATCGAAGACGAAACCTTTTGCAATTCACGTGACGAACGGTAGCTGGCGCCCGCTTTGGCAACGCATCAAGAACTTCCTCCGAAATGCACCGTGTGGCACGATGGAAAGCCGCCTTGCCGCATACGAAAACAAGAAACCGATTGAGCTTTAA
- a CDS encoding glycosyltransferase gives MNFLFNLVAVQPIHSAKFHGGGSYGEVIFWALVKRGAKFSCVYDSRKYLSPDILEACEKCNIPLFDIAEKTPQQIIDENAIDAFYTPLYSLEKKWQIQVKRFVFTWHGVRALEMQYSWQGVGFAKKLAQKLEALVRYRDSWKKYFYAPKYRDLAARIADGRAECITVSEHSRASIKSFFPELLDKEIPVFYSPMLDYEPEGFLPPTVKTKKYFLLTSGARWEKNNLRAVKAFDELVTMMRSTNHLFDMKLVITGATNVKVYRKHIRNKDAFVFLGYVESKELEFLHKNAYAFIFPSLNEGFGYPPVQSMRYGVPVAASGTTSVPEVCENASLYFDPYSVSEIKNRMIQLLDPDIYAMYASRGVARYGEVHKRQQEDLEKAVAFVLGE, from the coding sequence ATGAATTTTCTTTTTAATCTCGTGGCGGTGCAGCCGATTCACAGTGCAAAGTTTCACGGTGGCGGCTCTTATGGCGAAGTGATTTTCTGGGCGCTTGTAAAACGTGGTGCAAAGTTCAGTTGCGTTTACGATAGCCGCAAATACTTGTCGCCGGATATTCTTGAAGCTTGCGAAAAGTGCAACATTCCACTTTTTGACATTGCTGAAAAGACGCCGCAGCAGATTATCGACGAAAATGCGATTGATGCGTTCTACACGCCGCTTTATTCGCTCGAAAAGAAATGGCAAATTCAGGTGAAACGTTTTGTATTCACGTGGCATGGCGTGCGCGCTCTCGAAATGCAGTATAGCTGGCAAGGCGTTGGCTTTGCGAAAAAACTTGCACAAAAGCTCGAAGCGCTTGTACGTTATCGCGACAGTTGGAAAAAGTATTTCTATGCGCCCAAGTATCGCGATTTGGCGGCCCGCATTGCCGATGGCCGTGCCGAATGCATTACGGTGAGCGAACATAGCCGCGCTTCAATCAAGTCGTTCTTCCCGGAGCTTCTGGACAAAGAAATCCCCGTTTTCTATAGCCCGATGCTGGATTACGAACCGGAAGGATTCTTGCCGCCGACGGTGAAAACGAAAAAGTATTTCTTGCTCACGAGCGGTGCCCGCTGGGAAAAGAACAATCTGCGTGCGGTCAAGGCGTTTGATGAACTTGTAACAATGATGCGTTCGACAAATCACTTGTTCGACATGAAGCTCGTGATTACGGGTGCAACGAACGTGAAAGTTTACCGCAAGCACATTCGCAACAAGGATGCGTTTGTATTCCTCGGTTACGTGGAATCTAAGGAACTCGAATTCTTGCACAAGAACGCCTATGCGTTTATTTTCCCGAGCTTGAACGAAGGCTTTGGCTATCCGCCGGTGCAGTCGATGCGTTATGGCGTGCCTGTGGCTGCAAGCGGCACAACGTCAGTGCCTGAAGTCTGCGAAAATGCATCACTTTACTTTGACCCGTATTCCGTGAGCGAAATCAAGAACCGCATGATTCAATTGCTGGATCCGGACATTTACGCAATGTACGCTTCTCGCGGTGTTGCTCGTTACGGCGAAGTGCATAAACGCCAGCAAGAGGACCTCGAAAAAGCCGTCGCGTTTGTCCTCGGTGAATAA
- a CDS encoding MBL fold metallo-hydrolase, translated as MEIKAVRMFDHGFMNQAFAFGGEEGKDKFDEQIIYRSSLQNFLIDTGSEVILVDTGFVNDFAAPEKKLGAPLYMGEKLKDYTQAFAELGYKPEQVTKILITHKHPDHSAAIQYFPNAKVFVSPEDADAMKLEGANIVRCTYKDGPYHNFPKCEKIANGIYFIEAKGHTKGNSIIVVENDGLFYMMHGDVTYCDAALKANKLSIVFEDITAARETLDCVREFVANNPTVYLSTHCPEGYENLEMKRVMKL; from the coding sequence ATGGAAATTAAAGCCGTACGCATGTTTGACCATGGTTTCATGAACCAGGCGTTTGCCTTTGGCGGTGAAGAAGGCAAGGACAAGTTTGACGAACAGATTATCTACCGCAGTAGTCTGCAAAACTTTCTCATCGACACCGGGAGCGAAGTCATCCTCGTTGATACGGGGTTCGTCAACGACTTTGCAGCACCCGAAAAGAAGCTTGGCGCACCGCTTTACATGGGAGAAAAGCTAAAGGACTACACCCAAGCTTTTGCGGAACTCGGTTACAAGCCCGAGCAAGTCACTAAAATTCTCATCACGCACAAGCATCCGGACCATTCCGCGGCCATCCAATACTTCCCGAATGCGAAGGTTTTCGTTTCGCCTGAAGATGCCGACGCCATGAAACTTGAAGGCGCAAACATCGTGCGCTGCACTTACAAGGACGGACCTTATCACAACTTCCCGAAATGCGAAAAAATCGCAAACGGAATCTATTTCATTGAAGCGAAGGGACACACCAAAGGCAACAGCATCATCGTCGTCGAAAACGACGGACTCTTCTACATGATGCATGGCGATGTGACCTACTGCGATGCCGCCCTCAAGGCGAACAAGTTAAGCATCGTTTTTGAAGACATCACTGCCGCCCGCGAAACGCTCGACTGTGTCCGCGAATTTGTCGCCAACAACCCGACCGTTTACCTCTCGACGCATTGCCCCGAAGGCTACGAAAATCTCGAAATGAAGCGCGTGATGAAACTGTAG
- a CDS encoding glycoside hydrolase family 57 protein, producing the protein MAKPGRVHLLLHAHLPFVREPSFDRFLEENWFFEAMAETYLPIIQMLNRLEEKGVPGTLNFSVSSALLAMLTDKLLLTRFSAHLHKQLELIEREKVRFQGNSELMEVVDFYYRRQLALINTWERDCGCEIIPALKRLEQIGKINLLTCVGTHPFLPAYQNDIEAIRLQLKITVRAFEDAFGKKPRGLWLPECGYFEGLDAILAEYGFKYFFLETHGVLLAKPAPKYGVFSPVKTPAGLYCMGREQSSSMEVWSRKTGYPGHPEYREFFKDIAHERESEYLGDYFLAAGAHIETGLKYYRITGSEDKKIYRPWNALRLVEDHARLFVANREATVSSLLPNMDGNKVSILCPYDAELFGHWWFEGPLFIEKMFERAASSSVVEMASLEDSIREPADKDVHKPIFSSWGEGGFGEVWMNDEVAFQYPMFFRMRKMMDDLKSRISKVAGKTSGSAVGNTRSSKATMVKRFLAQMARELVLFQASDWAFMIHNNSAADYARARLNGHYENVCALYKEAVKANPDTKLLKKLEQKNNLFPWIGECVLSTNH; encoded by the coding sequence ATGGCGAAGCCTGGTCGTGTACATCTTTTGCTTCACGCACATTTACCTTTTGTGCGTGAACCCTCTTTTGACCGGTTCTTGGAAGAGAACTGGTTTTTTGAGGCTATGGCGGAGACGTATTTGCCCATCATCCAGATGCTCAACCGTCTGGAAGAAAAGGGCGTGCCGGGTACTCTCAATTTTAGCGTTTCATCGGCACTTTTGGCAATGCTAACGGATAAGCTTTTGCTTACCCGTTTTTCGGCGCATTTGCACAAACAGCTTGAGCTGATTGAACGCGAAAAAGTCCGCTTCCAGGGCAATTCCGAGCTTATGGAAGTGGTGGATTTTTATTACCGCAGACAGCTTGCGCTCATCAATACGTGGGAGCGCGATTGCGGTTGCGAAATTATCCCTGCGTTAAAGCGCTTGGAGCAGATTGGAAAAATCAACTTGCTCACATGCGTGGGGACGCATCCGTTTTTGCCGGCGTACCAGAACGATATTGAAGCAATCCGCTTGCAGTTGAAGATTACAGTCCGCGCGTTTGAAGATGCTTTTGGCAAAAAGCCTCGCGGGCTGTGGCTTCCGGAATGTGGCTATTTTGAAGGCTTGGATGCGATTCTTGCAGAATACGGATTCAAGTATTTCTTTTTGGAAACGCACGGTGTGCTCTTGGCAAAACCTGCACCGAAGTATGGCGTATTCTCGCCGGTCAAGACTCCGGCAGGGCTTTATTGCATGGGCCGCGAACAGAGCAGTTCCATGGAAGTCTGGAGCCGCAAAACGGGCTACCCGGGGCATCCGGAATACCGCGAGTTCTTCAAGGACATTGCGCACGAACGCGAAAGCGAGTATCTAGGCGATTACTTCTTGGCGGCGGGCGCACACATCGAAACGGGCCTCAAGTATTACCGCATCACGGGTAGTGAGGACAAGAAGATTTATCGCCCGTGGAATGCGCTCCGCTTGGTGGAAGACCACGCGCGACTTTTTGTCGCCAATCGCGAAGCGACTGTGTCGAGCTTGCTTCCGAACATGGATGGCAATAAGGTTTCGATCCTTTGTCCGTACGATGCGGAACTTTTTGGCCACTGGTGGTTCGAAGGTCCGCTGTTCATCGAGAAGATGTTTGAACGCGCGGCAAGCTCGAGCGTGGTCGAAATGGCTTCTCTTGAAGATTCGATTCGCGAGCCTGCGGATAAAGACGTTCACAAACCGATTTTCTCATCATGGGGTGAGGGTGGCTTTGGTGAAGTCTGGATGAACGATGAAGTCGCTTTCCAGTACCCGATGTTCTTTAGAATGCGTAAGATGATGGACGATTTGAAGTCGCGCATTTCTAAAGTAGCAGGGAAGACTTCTGGAAGTGCTGTTGGGAATACGCGCAGCTCAAAGGCTACGATGGTGAAGCGTTTCTTGGCACAGATGGCGCGCGAACTCGTGTTGTTCCAGGCTTCGGACTGGGCGTTCATGATTCATAACAATTCAGCGGCGGATTACGCACGAGCCCGATTGAATGGTCATTATGAAAATGTCTGTGCACTTTATAAAGAAGCGGTGAAGGCTAATCCCGACACGAAATTGCTCAAAAAGCTAGAACAAAAGAATAACTTGTTCCCGTGGATTGGTGAGTGCGTCCTGTCTACTAACCACTAA